Sequence from the Erythrolamprus reginae isolate rEryReg1 chromosome 2, rEryReg1.hap1, whole genome shotgun sequence genome:
ggacgctgcaggtgatggtgtgacagacctcttggtttttgtgacaaacatggtcatgggcagttgttggcgccgtttctttttctggcctaacatggatctgtatggtgcaaagatgttgtcaagggaggcgttaaactgtatagagcgagtcatgttgggatcccaaagttccaccatgcgttgcagatgtgcagcagttctgttcagttctgcaagccgctcaagcgttaggccaacatcttcttcttcctcagcttcttcagcttccgcttcctcctcttcttcactcgctgacctggtcagctcctccagatctttgtctgtcagcggtaggccatgctcatcaagcaaaccattgacttcctctggtgtcatgtcaacgaagccttctccacccagtgcctgtgccagcttcacagaggtctggactgcagcatcttggatttcttcgggagcaaatcccttgtaatcatgcaccacttctggccacaatttcctccagcaggcattcattgtatgtgtcttcatatccatcaaggcattctgaatgttcttcagacaagatgcaattgtgtactgacgccagtaggccttcaatgtgaagttgtcatcagcatccattgcttccacgatgcttccaagagaattgcgcgtgtacagtgccttaaatgcacggataataccttgatccatcggctggataagcgatgtggtgtttggtggcaagaattcaacttgcaccccatcatgttcatggtccaggtgatcatggccgccagcattgtccattaggagaagcactttgaaatcgagtcctttgcgagccaaatacacctccacctgtgggatgaagcactgatgaaaccagtcccgcgtgaggggttttgtaatccatgctttaggattatgcatccagtacactggcaatgaattcttgtttctgttcttgagggctcttggatttcgtgacttatagattagccctggcttcagcaaaaagcctgctgcattcccacacatgatcaaagtcactcgatctttcatggccttaaagccaggggctttggcttcatcttgcatcaagaaagtccttgaaggcatcctcttccagaacaggcctgtttcgtccatgttgaacacctgttctggaaggtagcccccttctgcaattaggtctttaaacgtgcgctggacaaagttttctgctgcacctgtatctgctgaggcagcttctccatgcaatgacacactcttcaggccatagcgccgttgaaatttctcaaaccaccctttgcttgctgtgaatgtggctggggctgaagaagcagaagaatgacaggaaagggagagagaagtgacttgaatgaaagcatacagagtaaatgcccacctccttccctccttcccttctctccctccctccttccctccttccttccttcctccctccctccttccttccttccctccttccctgctccttccttaaaaaacacttaaatacagtatgtaatgacagaataaaaaaccccagcccttacctgcgtttccctcatctgcatcgcctccttctgtgtcttcaagacggttgtacaattgctgggcc
This genomic interval carries:
- the LOC139159783 gene encoding tigger transposable element-derived protein 1-like; amino-acid sequence: MPPKRCTRSGGGDAKKTRRILTIKEKIDILDMLKGGRSYADVGRQYGINESSVRTIRDDEKKIRQSSLMAFNKAAKRMVTPRNKRLMKMEAALSLWVQDCRKKSIALDTNTIRTKAQQLYNRLEDTEGGDADEGNAAPATFTASKGWFEKFQRRYGLKSVSLHGEAASADTGAAENFVQRTFKDLIAEGGYLPEQVFNMDETGLFWKRMPSRTFLMQDEAKAPGFKAMKDRVTLIMCGNAAGFLLKPGLIYKSRNPRALKNRNKNSLPVYWMHNPKAWITKPLTRDWFHQCFIPQVEVYLARKGLDFKVLLLMDNAGGHDHLDHEHDGVQVEFLPPNTTSLIQPMDQGIIRAFKALYTRNSLGSIVEAMDADDNFTLKAYWRQYTIASCLKNIQNALMDMKTHTMNACWRKLWPEVVHDYKGFAPEEIQDAAVQTSVKLAQALGGEGFVDMTPEEVNGLLDEHGLPLTDKDLEELTRSASEEEEEAEAEEAEEEEDVGLTLERLAELNRTAAHLQRMVELWDPNMTRSIQFNASLDNIFAPYRSMLGQKKKRRQQLPMTMFVTKTKRSVTPSPAASIVEMVIEEDP